One Hermetia illucens chromosome 4, iHerIll2.2.curated.20191125, whole genome shotgun sequence DNA segment encodes these proteins:
- the LOC119656284 gene encoding uncharacterized protein LOC119656284 isoform X2, with protein MMISQPLPDTQIIQGMQVSLNNHKLLANCYSRCFLQKYRYCSFISVQNNTLNSELSWCLARIIDGRSMKSCEWVQKKWT; from the exons ATGATGATTTCACAACCTTTACCAGATACACAAATTATTCAgg GTATGCAAGTGTCTCTTAACAACCACAAACTGCTGGCAAATTGTTATTCACGATGTTTTCTTCAGAAATACAGATATTGTTCTTTCATCTCG GTACAAAATAATACTCTAAATTCAGAACTCAGTTGGTGCCTTGCTCGGATAATTGATGGTCGTTCTATGAAGTCATGCGAATGGGTTCAGAAGAAATGGACGTAA